The following are encoded together in the Pseudanabaena sp. FACHB-2040 genome:
- a CDS encoding aldo/keto reductase, with protein MTHRNTRRNFLLTGLTVASGIIGTAACRNTSPTSPTASSEAVPVAQIPTPVSPPAAATIAEMPMRTLGRTSVSLPLLGLGGSASPLSRPQEEAQAIDIIHRALELGIRYFDTASNYGPSETFLGKVLPIHRSEVFIATKTSQRSRDEAWRELEQSLQRLQTSRIDLWQFHALTYDWDVESLLDTQRGAIKAAEEAKEQGLIRHIGVTGHHNPDIIVKAIQQYPFDTALVPINAADKHTRKSFINTVLPVAQQQNVGVIAMKVPAYGRLFKPGVLKGMGEAMDYALSQTGVHTCVIAADTLEQLEENVTVARQFEPLSTEAMTDMEQRTAAVWQENSFFRNWT; from the coding sequence GTGACCCATCGCAACACCCGACGCAACTTTCTGCTCACTGGTCTAACGGTTGCGAGCGGCATCATTGGCACTGCTGCTTGCCGGAATACTTCCCCAACTTCCCCAACGGCTTCATCTGAAGCTGTCCCTGTCGCACAAATCCCGACCCCGGTGTCGCCGCCTGCTGCTGCGACAATCGCCGAAATGCCCATGCGAACTCTGGGCCGCACTAGCGTTTCTTTGCCTCTGCTCGGTCTAGGTGGATCTGCTTCTCCTCTGTCGCGCCCGCAGGAGGAAGCGCAGGCCATAGATATCATCCACCGCGCCCTGGAACTAGGGATTCGCTATTTTGATACGGCCTCTAACTACGGCCCCAGTGAAACATTCTTGGGCAAAGTGCTGCCCATCCATCGCTCTGAAGTATTTATCGCCACTAAGACCAGCCAGCGCAGCCGCGACGAAGCCTGGCGCGAACTAGAGCAGTCTCTTCAGCGGCTGCAGACTAGCCGCATTGATCTCTGGCAGTTTCATGCCCTCACCTACGACTGGGATGTAGAGTCTCTTCTAGACACGCAAAGGGGCGCAATCAAAGCGGCTGAGGAAGCCAAGGAGCAGGGGCTGATTCGGCATATCGGCGTGACTGGGCACCACAACCCCGACATTATTGTCAAAGCCATTCAGCAATACCCCTTCGACACGGCCCTAGTGCCGATCAACGCTGCCGACAAGCACACGCGTAAATCCTTCATCAACACCGTTTTGCCTGTGGCCCAACAGCAAAATGTTGGCGTCATTGCTATGAAGGTACCAGCCTATGGTCGCCTGTTTAAGCCGGGTGTGCTCAAGGGTATGGGCGAGGCCATGGACTATGCGCTGTCTCAAACGGGTGTGCATACCTGCGTCATTGCTGCCGATACCCTAGAGCAGCTAGAGGAAAATGTGACGGTGGCGCGACAGTTTGAGCCGCTGTCCACCGAGGCCATGACTGACATGGAACAGCGCACCGCTGCGGTGTGGCAGGAGAATAGCTTCTTCCGCAACTGGACGTAG
- a CDS encoding PadR family transcriptional regulator has protein sequence MSLAHVILGLLQQQERTGYDLKTECFNQCVAHLWPADQAQIYRTLDKLEKQDWITCTVEIQQDRPNRKIYCITETGVAELTRWLQTHQPPPIVREPLLAQLHFAAQLPNAAILHLLEQELAARREKLAECEALQNNFSSDTDPALPSDDSVASREQKLRQRVLELMIQREQTNLNWLQNTIDTIANPGNSSIPS, from the coding sequence ATGTCCCTTGCCCACGTTATCCTCGGCCTACTTCAGCAGCAGGAGAGGACTGGCTACGACCTCAAAACGGAGTGCTTCAATCAGTGCGTTGCCCACCTGTGGCCAGCCGACCAGGCCCAGATCTACCGCACCCTCGACAAGCTAGAAAAGCAGGACTGGATTACCTGCACCGTCGAAATTCAGCAAGACCGTCCCAATCGCAAGATCTACTGCATCACGGAGACAGGTGTTGCAGAACTAACCCGCTGGCTGCAAACCCATCAGCCCCCCCCGATTGTGCGAGAGCCTCTGCTGGCGCAGCTGCACTTTGCAGCCCAACTGCCAAATGCCGCCATTCTGCATCTGCTAGAGCAAGAACTGGCAGCACGGCGCGAAAAGCTGGCTGAGTGTGAGGCGCTGCAAAACAATTTTTCCTCAGACACCGATCCCGCTCTGCCCAGCGATGACTCGGTAGCCAGCCGCGAGCAAAAGCTGCGTCAACGGGTACTGGAGCTAATGATTCAAAGGGAGCAAACTAATCTGAACTGGCTGCAAAACACGATTGACACCATCGCCAACCCAGGCAACTCCTCAATTCCTAGTTAG
- the dnaG gene encoding DNA primase yields the protein MDAPRLHPDTIEAVRERADIVDVVSEQVVLKKQGKDFVGLCPFHEDKSPSFSVSPGKQFYYCFSCGAGGNTFKFLMELNKRSFTDVVLDLARRYQVPVKTLEPAKRQELQRQLTLREQLFEVLAVTAKFYEHALHQSDGAEALTYLKAQRGLTEEAIQQFQLGFAPGGWQTLYGYLVDQKRYPVDLIEKAGLIVPRQGGTGYYDRFRDRLMIPIRDAQSRVIGFGGRSLGDEKPKYLNSPDTELFDKGKMLYGLDMAKAAIAKDDRAIVVEGYFDVIALHAAGFANAVAALGTALNAAQVRLLLRYTESKQILLNFDADAAGVKAAERAIGEVATMALRGDVQLRVLNIPEGKDPDEFLQTHVAEEYRALLDAAPLWIDWQIQQVLKDRDLRQADQFQQTTQDIVTVLSEIANADTRTHYIRHCAEIFSHGDSRLVPLLAENLVAQVRRQRRAATGDPKRKVDLPAPPWKTSALEQAEAVLLRLFLHAPDYRQAVAAALEDRDLQFSYSHHRALWRLMQQLLVAPQPVPALPGEADVEPAPVDLVVLLRNHMAEIDGPVSQLQHLLYLDEKEKRDILRAPLIIRAATACMEKNICEKRYRHFLNLWADTDCTESADQHTYYQKQIYAEKRRIEELEKERQVTFEDLIQIPWVGEFYDSIDS from the coding sequence ATGGATGCTCCCCGTCTACACCCCGATACTATTGAGGCCGTTCGCGAGCGCGCCGATATTGTAGACGTGGTTTCGGAGCAGGTAGTTTTAAAAAAGCAGGGCAAAGATTTTGTCGGGCTGTGCCCTTTCCACGAAGACAAGTCGCCTAGCTTCAGCGTCAGCCCTGGCAAGCAGTTCTACTACTGCTTTTCCTGTGGAGCGGGGGGCAACACGTTTAAGTTTTTGATGGAGCTAAACAAGCGCTCCTTTACCGATGTGGTGCTAGATCTGGCCCGCCGCTACCAGGTGCCAGTCAAGACTCTAGAACCGGCTAAACGCCAGGAACTGCAGCGGCAGCTCACCCTGCGGGAGCAGCTGTTTGAGGTTTTGGCAGTGACGGCCAAGTTCTATGAACATGCGCTGCATCAGTCGGATGGGGCTGAGGCGTTGACCTATCTAAAAGCGCAGCGGGGCCTAACTGAGGAGGCTATACAGCAGTTTCAGCTGGGGTTTGCGCCGGGGGGTTGGCAGACGCTCTACGGCTACCTGGTCGATCAGAAGCGCTACCCAGTGGATCTGATCGAAAAAGCAGGGCTGATTGTGCCCCGGCAGGGCGGCACAGGCTATTACGATCGCTTTCGGGATCGGCTGATGATCCCAATTCGCGATGCCCAAAGCCGGGTGATTGGTTTTGGCGGTCGCTCTCTGGGCGATGAAAAGCCCAAGTACCTGAATTCGCCCGATACTGAGCTATTTGACAAGGGCAAAATGCTCTATGGGCTGGATATGGCTAAGGCTGCGATCGCAAAAGACGACCGCGCCATTGTCGTCGAGGGCTACTTTGACGTCATCGCTCTCCATGCCGCAGGCTTTGCCAATGCTGTTGCCGCTCTCGGCACCGCCCTCAATGCTGCCCAGGTACGTCTGCTGCTGCGCTACACCGAGTCCAAGCAAATCCTGCTCAACTTCGATGCCGACGCTGCTGGCGTCAAAGCAGCAGAGCGGGCCATCGGCGAAGTAGCCACCATGGCCCTGCGGGGAGACGTGCAGCTGCGGGTGCTCAACATTCCCGAGGGCAAAGACCCCGACGAGTTTCTCCAAACCCACGTCGCTGAAGAGTACCGGGCCTTGCTCGATGCGGCCCCCCTGTGGATCGACTGGCAAATCCAGCAAGTGCTCAAAGATCGCGACCTGCGGCAGGCCGACCAGTTCCAGCAGACCACCCAAGACATCGTCACCGTACTGAGCGAAATCGCCAACGCCGATACTCGCACTCACTACATTCGCCACTGCGCCGAAATCTTCAGCCACGGCGACAGCCGCCTAGTGCCTCTCTTGGCCGAGAACCTGGTGGCTCAGGTCAGGCGGCAGCGGCGAGCCGCAACCGGCGACCCTAAGCGCAAAGTCGATCTGCCCGCCCCACCCTGGAAAACCAGCGCCCTAGAGCAGGCTGAAGCCGTTCTGCTACGCCTTTTTCTACATGCCCCCGACTACCGCCAGGCCGTTGCTGCCGCCCTAGAAGATCGAGACTTGCAGTTCAGCTATTCCCATCACCGTGCCCTCTGGCGGCTGATGCAGCAGCTCCTCGTTGCTCCCCAGCCCGTTCCAGCGTTGCCGGGAGAGGCCGATGTCGAGCCAGCGCCAGTCGATCTAGTGGTGCTTCTACGTAACCACATGGCCGAGATCGATGGCCCCGTGAGCCAGCTGCAGCACCTGCTCTACCTCGATGAAAAGGAAAAGCGAGACATTCTACGGGCACCGCTGATCATTCGAGCAGCCACCGCCTGCATGGAGAAAAACATTTGCGAAAAGCGCTACCGCCACTTCCTTAACCTCTGGGCTGATACCGACTGCACCGAATCGGCTGACCAGCACACCTACTACCAAAAGCAAATCTACGCCGAAAAACGCCGGATTGAAGAATTAGAAAAAGAGCGCCAAGTCACCTTTGAAGATCTGATTCAAATACCCTGGGTTGGTGAGTTTTACGACTCAATCGATAGCTGA
- a CDS encoding hemolysin family protein, which produces MTAFGIEPFLILILIIANGIFSGSEIALVSARKVRLEQQAREGNPKARLALRLAQSPNDFLSTVQIGITLIGVSSGALGGATVASQLRGVLDQVRFLQPYSEMLSLAIVVGLLTYLSLVIGELVPKRLALSYPEEIACSVARPMQRLSRLAAPLVGLLSISTDTVVRLMGIRATEETSITEEELKVLIEQGTEAGTFEASEQEMFGRVLRLGDRPIRALMTPRTDIDWINLEASLDENRELVLESPHSRFPVCRGSIDDCLGVVRLRSLLRAYLYSPEPNPDLMPLLQTPLYVADSTRALKVLEMFKESGTHIALVLDEYGGLEGLVTLNDLVEAIVGDLPAIEDEEGPMVVQREDGSWLLDGLLSVDELKRLLVREELPDEDGYHTLAGFVINQLGRIPTAGDFFEWQGMRFEVVDMDGRRIDKVLMAGVPGAERVGKEPQDLEL; this is translated from the coding sequence ATGACCGCCTTTGGTATCGAACCTTTTTTAATCCTGATTTTGATCATTGCCAACGGAATATTCTCCGGCTCTGAAATTGCCCTCGTCTCGGCTCGCAAGGTGCGGCTCGAGCAGCAGGCGCGTGAGGGCAACCCTAAAGCGCGACTGGCGCTGAGGCTGGCTCAGTCACCCAATGATTTTCTCTCCACTGTGCAAATTGGAATTACGCTGATTGGCGTTTCTAGTGGAGCTTTGGGGGGCGCTACGGTGGCTAGCCAGCTCCGGGGCGTGCTCGATCAGGTTAGGTTTCTGCAGCCCTACAGCGAAATGCTCAGTCTGGCGATTGTCGTGGGGTTGCTGACCTATCTCTCGCTGGTGATTGGGGAACTGGTGCCTAAGCGGTTGGCGCTGAGCTACCCAGAGGAAATTGCCTGCAGCGTTGCTCGGCCCATGCAGCGACTGTCTCGGCTGGCAGCTCCGTTGGTCGGCCTGCTGAGCATTTCAACAGATACGGTGGTACGGCTCATGGGCATTCGGGCGACGGAGGAGACTAGCATTACAGAGGAAGAACTGAAGGTTTTAATTGAGCAGGGCACCGAGGCTGGCACTTTCGAAGCCTCTGAACAGGAAATGTTTGGCCGGGTGCTACGGCTAGGGGATCGACCCATTCGAGCGCTGATGACCCCCCGCACCGATATTGACTGGATTAATCTAGAAGCCTCGCTCGACGAGAACCGGGAACTGGTTTTAGAAAGTCCCCACTCTCGTTTTCCGGTTTGCCGGGGCAGTATCGATGACTGTTTGGGTGTGGTGCGGCTGCGAAGCCTGCTGCGGGCGTATCTATACAGCCCAGAGCCCAATCCTGACCTGATGCCCCTACTGCAAACGCCTCTTTATGTGGCTGACAGCACCCGCGCGCTCAAAGTGCTAGAGATGTTCAAAGAGTCGGGCACCCACATTGCGCTGGTGCTGGACGAGTACGGTGGGCTAGAAGGTTTGGTTACGCTAAACGACCTGGTAGAGGCCATTGTGGGCGATCTGCCCGCCATCGAAGATGAGGAGGGGCCGATGGTGGTGCAGCGGGAAGATGGCTCTTGGCTGCTAGATGGCCTGCTGTCGGTCGATGAGCTGAAGCGACTGCTGGTGCGGGAGGAGTTGCCCGATGAGGATGGCTACCACACCCTGGCCGGATTTGTGATTAATCAGCTGGGCCGCATTCCCACTGCAGGCGACTTCTTTGAGTGGCAGGGTATGCGGTTTGAGGTGGTCGATATGGACGGTCGCCGCATTGACAAGGTGTTAATGGCCGGGGTGCCCGGTGCAGAAAGAGTAGGTAAGGAGCCTCAAGATTTGGAGCTTTAG
- a CDS encoding YraN family protein: MASSQPTKAELGTLGETLVADWLQAQGWQILERQWHCRWGELDLIGTKAPLEKLQTPATGATWPKAAIRQAPRSPSPLLTFVEVKTRSQGNWDANGLMAITAQKQAKLWQSARLYLAQHPHLAEAICRFDVALVVRCSSKVRASRPGLMVKPYGNRQFLVLQDYIENAFDLS, from the coding sequence ATGGCCTCTTCCCAACCTACTAAAGCTGAACTGGGAACGTTAGGCGAAACGCTAGTAGCAGACTGGCTCCAGGCGCAGGGCTGGCAGATTTTGGAGCGTCAGTGGCACTGCCGCTGGGGAGAGCTAGACCTGATTGGGACAAAGGCCCCCCTGGAGAAACTGCAGACACCCGCAACCGGAGCAACTTGGCCAAAGGCCGCTATTCGGCAAGCGCCACGTTCTCCCTCGCCTCTCCTAACCTTTGTAGAAGTCAAAACTCGCAGCCAGGGCAACTGGGATGCCAATGGATTAATGGCCATCACCGCCCAAAAACAGGCCAAGCTGTGGCAGTCAGCCCGCCTCTACCTGGCTCAGCACCCTCATCTGGCCGAGGCGATCTGCCGGTTTGACGTGGCCCTAGTCGTTCGTTGCTCCAGCAAAGTCCGAGCTTCTAGACCGGGGTTAATGGTAAAGCCCTATGGCAACCGCCAATTTCTAGTCCTGCAAGACTATATTGAAAACGCCTTTGACCTGTCTTGA
- a CDS encoding gluconate:H+ symporter, which yields MSTFSLIFIAVLGVALLLFLVIVARLQAFIALLISSLFVAVIGGIPPGDIANVIREGMGNTLGYIAIIIGLGAMFGELLQASGGAETISNTLVKRFGDERAPWALGFTGLIIAIPVFFDVALILLIPLIYSLARRSGRSLLFYGIPLTAGIAVAHSFIPPTPGPVAVAGLLGADLGWVILFGLIAGVPAMIVGGIFFGRYIADKIHLEVPLGATNASSEAVQQEEAAEIAESRVHTAKEPLSFGLVLAIIAVPLVLILFNTVSAVLLPEDNPLLGWIAFIGHPFVALTIAALMSFYFLGIRQGFTQREVLQFATKSLEPVGLIILVTGAGGVFGRVLVETGIGEALADLMAASNLPIIVLAFLIATMVRVSQGSATVSMVTAAGLIAPAVELGNYSPPLVGAITISIASGATVLSHVNDSGFWLVGRFFDMTEAQTLRSWTVLETILGVVGFLVVLVASFFL from the coding sequence ATGTCTACGTTTTCGCTGATTTTTATTGCCGTTCTGGGTGTTGCGCTACTGCTATTTCTGGTGATCGTCGCTCGACTCCAGGCTTTTATCGCGCTGCTGATTAGCAGTTTGTTTGTAGCCGTCATTGGGGGCATTCCGCCCGGCGACATTGCCAATGTGATTCGCGAAGGCATGGGCAATACCTTGGGTTACATTGCCATCATCATCGGCCTAGGAGCCATGTTTGGTGAACTGCTGCAAGCCTCAGGCGGTGCAGAAACGATTTCCAATACACTGGTCAAACGGTTTGGGGATGAGCGGGCACCTTGGGCCTTAGGGTTTACGGGCCTGATTATTGCAATTCCCGTATTCTTTGATGTAGCGCTGATTCTGCTGATTCCGCTGATTTATAGCTTGGCTCGCCGCAGTGGGCGATCGCTCTTGTTCTACGGCATTCCCCTCACTGCAGGGATTGCCGTAGCCCACAGCTTTATTCCCCCTACGCCGGGTCCAGTAGCAGTGGCTGGTTTGCTGGGTGCAGATCTGGGCTGGGTGATTCTATTTGGCTTGATTGCAGGCGTTCCAGCCATGATTGTGGGCGGCATTTTCTTTGGCCGCTACATTGCTGACAAGATTCATCTAGAGGTGCCCTTAGGAGCTACTAACGCCTCTTCCGAAGCCGTTCAGCAAGAAGAAGCGGCTGAAATTGCAGAAAGCAGAGTTCACACCGCCAAAGAACCCCTTTCCTTTGGCTTAGTGCTGGCAATTATCGCAGTGCCGCTGGTGTTGATTCTGTTTAATACGGTTTCTGCAGTGCTGTTGCCAGAAGATAACCCGCTGTTAGGCTGGATTGCCTTTATCGGGCACCCCTTTGTTGCGCTGACTATCGCCGCCCTGATGTCTTTCTACTTTCTGGGTATTCGGCAGGGATTTACTCAGCGGGAGGTGCTGCAGTTTGCTACCAAGTCTCTAGAACCCGTGGGCCTGATTATTTTGGTGACGGGAGCCGGTGGTGTTTTTGGCCGGGTGCTGGTGGAAACGGGCATTGGCGAAGCGCTGGCTGATCTGATGGCAGCCTCAAACTTACCGATCATCGTGCTGGCTTTTCTAATTGCCACTATGGTCAGAGTCAGCCAAGGCTCAGCGACTGTTTCTATGGTGACTGCCGCCGGACTCATCGCCCCGGCGGTTGAGCTTGGCAACTACTCACCGCCCCTAGTCGGCGCAATTACAATTTCCATCGCCAGTGGAGCCACTGTCCTCTCCCACGTTAACGACTCTGGCTTCTGGCTAGTCGGTCGCTTCTTCGACATGACCGAAGCCCAGACCCTACGCTCCTGGACCGTCTTAGAGACAATTTTGGGCGTTGTCGGCTTTTTGGTCGTGCTGGTAGCGAGCTTCTTTTTATAA
- a CDS encoding DUF4383 domain-containing protein, which translates to MKPAQLFALIVGVIYLGIGVMGFVPGLVSQPDVMPGYVEAVGSHGGFGYLLGLFPINTAHNMVHILVGAVGIATSIALDSARYFSGLLAVFYGLLTIMGLIPVANTTFGLIPIYGNDVWLHAATTLLAIYFGFIATPNLRDQLVTEAKAKQQQEASQSS; encoded by the coding sequence ATGAAGCCAGCACAGTTATTTGCTCTCATCGTAGGCGTTATATATCTAGGAATAGGTGTTATGGGATTCGTCCCTGGCCTAGTTTCTCAGCCAGACGTTATGCCTGGTTACGTTGAAGCAGTAGGGTCTCATGGAGGGTTTGGCTATCTGTTGGGCCTGTTCCCCATCAATACCGCTCACAATATGGTCCACATTCTTGTAGGTGCAGTAGGTATTGCAACCTCCATTGCTCTAGATAGCGCTCGCTACTTCTCTGGCCTACTGGCTGTTTTTTATGGCCTACTGACCATCATGGGTCTGATTCCTGTGGCCAACACCACTTTTGGCCTGATCCCTATCTACGGCAATGATGTTTGGCTGCACGCAGCTACGACTCTGCTAGCCATCTACTTTGGCTTTATTGCAACACCTAACTTGCGCGACCAGTTGGTGACAGAAGCAAAGGCTAAGCAGCAGCAAGAAGCTTCTCAGTCCAGCTAG
- the gntK gene encoding gluconokinase, giving the protein MADSNLILGVDIGTTSTKAILFTPEGDVVAQHAVGYPLLSPEPAIQEQDPEEILEAVVGSIRMAVEKSQIAPSELVGICFSAAMHSLIAVDEQGKPLTQSITWADRRSVDWAQKMRQHPHGRDIYHRTGTPIHPMSPFIKLLWLRHEQPELFERSAKFISIKEYVLHRWFGEYVVDHSIANATGLFNMRALDWDAEAIGLAGILPSRLPRLVPTTHVMRGMKTEYAEAMGIRADLPVVVGASDGVLANLGVGAIAPGVVAVTIGTSGALRAVIDRPATDPLERLFCYALTENHWCIGGPVNSGGIILRWVRDNLGDRELMQAQETGQGVYELLTRLAETVPPGAEGLIFHPYLAGERSPLWDADARGSFFGLSLHHTRAHMVRAVMEGVLYNLHVVMRSLQDAVGTAKSIRASGGFVRSHLWRQMLSDIFDAEVIIPDSYESSCLGAAFLGLYALGHLSSLEDAADRFDQTYRHQPIAENVAQYCKVMPVFTRLLEQFRGSYAQLAQLQKDLG; this is encoded by the coding sequence ATGGCTGATTCAAACCTAATTCTCGGTGTCGATATTGGCACTACCAGTACTAAAGCAATTCTCTTCACGCCTGAGGGCGATGTTGTGGCGCAGCATGCGGTTGGTTATCCGCTGCTCTCGCCTGAGCCTGCGATTCAAGAGCAAGATCCGGAGGAGATTTTGGAGGCTGTTGTTGGCAGCATTCGCATGGCCGTCGAGAAAAGCCAGATTGCCCCCTCTGAGCTGGTCGGCATCTGCTTTAGTGCGGCAATGCACAGCCTGATCGCGGTGGATGAGCAGGGCAAACCCCTGACGCAGAGCATTACTTGGGCTGACCGTCGTAGCGTGGACTGGGCGCAAAAGATGCGCCAGCACCCCCACGGCAGGGATATTTACCACCGTACGGGCACGCCGATTCATCCCATGTCGCCCTTTATTAAGCTGCTGTGGTTGCGCCATGAGCAGCCGGAGCTGTTTGAGCGATCGGCCAAATTTATCTCGATTAAGGAGTATGTGCTGCACCGCTGGTTTGGTGAGTACGTGGTCGATCACTCGATTGCCAACGCCACTGGACTGTTTAACATGCGGGCGTTAGATTGGGATGCCGAAGCGATTGGTTTGGCAGGTATTTTGCCATCGCGGCTGCCGCGCCTGGTGCCCACGACTCACGTCATGCGTGGCATGAAGACTGAGTATGCTGAGGCGATGGGCATTCGAGCCGATTTGCCGGTGGTAGTGGGGGCTAGTGATGGGGTGCTGGCAAATCTAGGGGTGGGTGCGATCGCACCTGGTGTCGTCGCCGTTACTATCGGAACCAGCGGCGCACTGCGGGCCGTGATTGACCGCCCTGCCACTGACCCGCTAGAGCGGCTCTTTTGCTATGCCCTGACTGAAAACCACTGGTGCATCGGCGGCCCAGTCAACAGTGGCGGCATTATTTTGCGCTGGGTGCGCGATAACCTGGGTGACCGCGAGCTGATGCAGGCTCAGGAGACAGGTCAGGGCGTCTATGAGCTTTTGACAAGGCTGGCCGAAACGGTGCCGCCCGGAGCGGAGGGGCTAATCTTTCACCCCTACTTGGCTGGGGAGCGATCGCCCCTGTGGGATGCCGATGCTCGGGGCAGTTTCTTTGGCCTCAGTCTGCACCACACGCGTGCCCACATGGTGCGAGCAGTCATGGAAGGGGTGCTCTATAACCTGCATGTGGTGATGCGATCGCTTCAAGATGCCGTGGGTACTGCCAAGAGCATTCGGGCTTCGGGGGGATTTGTGCGATCGCATCTCTGGCGGCAAATGCTCTCAGATATTTTTGATGCTGAAGTCATTATCCCCGACAGCTACGAAAGCTCCTGCCTAGGCGCAGCCTTTTTAGGGCTGTATGCTCTCGGTCACCTCTCCTCCCTAGAAGATGCTGCCGACCGCTTCGACCAAACCTACCGACACCAGCCCATCGCCGAAAATGTAGCTCAGTACTGCAAAGTCATGCCCGTCTTCACCCGCTTGCTAGAGCAGTTTCGAGGCAGCTATGCGCAGCTAGCCCAGCTGCAAAAGGACTTGGGTTAA